One Deinococcus sedimenti DNA window includes the following coding sequences:
- the trmH gene encoding tRNA (guanosine(18)-2'-O)-methyltransferase TrmH, with protein MTPERYAKILRVLSKRQPTLTVLMDEVNKPHNLSAIVRTCDAVGVLQAHAVPPRGGRLVDFDGHTFEATSGSAHKWVPVQKHEGAVGAVRDLQAQGFQVLATHLSQRSVDYREVDYTRPTCVLLGAEKWGVGDEAADAADHNIIIPMFGMVQSLNVSVAAATILFEAQRQRLAAGMYDAPQLSEAELRRWAFEWAYPDLAPGYRERGEAYPALDEHGQILA; from the coding sequence ATGACCCCGGAGCGTTACGCCAAGATCCTGCGCGTGCTGAGTAAGCGGCAGCCCACCCTGACCGTCCTGATGGACGAGGTGAACAAACCCCACAACCTCTCCGCGATCGTGCGCACCTGCGACGCGGTGGGCGTACTGCAGGCGCACGCGGTCCCGCCGCGCGGCGGGCGGCTCGTGGATTTCGACGGGCACACCTTCGAGGCGACCAGCGGCAGCGCGCACAAGTGGGTGCCGGTACAGAAGCACGAAGGGGCCGTGGGGGCCGTGCGGGACCTGCAGGCGCAGGGCTTCCAGGTGCTCGCCACGCACCTCTCGCAGCGCAGCGTGGACTACCGCGAGGTGGACTACACCCGCCCCACCTGCGTCCTGCTGGGCGCCGAGAAGTGGGGCGTGGGCGACGAGGCCGCCGACGCCGCCGACCACAACATCATCATTCCGATGTTCGGCATGGTGCAGAGCCTGAACGTGTCCGTTGCCGCCGCGACCATCCTGTTCGAGGCGCAGCGCCAGCGGCTCGCCGCCGGGATGTACGACGCCCCGCAACTGAGCGAAGCGGAGCTGCGCCGCTGGGCGTTCGAGTGGGCGTACCCCGACCTCGCCCCCGGCTACCGCGAGCGCGGCGAGGCCTACCCCGCGCTGGACGAGCACGGGCAGATCCTCGCCTGA